A single window of Rhipicephalus microplus isolate Deutch F79 chromosome 5, USDA_Rmic, whole genome shotgun sequence DNA harbors:
- the LOC119175054 gene encoding uncharacterized protein LOC119175054 isoform X9, giving the protein MASAGLRPALRLGLLLLLCCCQAHGEASDVLVRETRAAGPFRGLYEFLQQRDSTVFCKYLRKAQVEDVLASFASFTIIAPNDLAFAALPPSVVKVLDTDSRFLRKFVLHHIVGDSVPSRSLRGDLEITTAGGDNILVKVYDNGRTISIGGANILVGDASYENIIVHIVDRVLYPIAESMLAQTIQSKYGYFYRLLQSAGLTSVLNSDLYTVFIPTQDAITNLPAETSQKILSNNELVKRVVSHHIVPGLQFSAALKDGATLTPLDGEVLRVTTQAGQLFIDGVPFVNKDDGATNGVIHIVNRLLVPQSVIEDCGCIASHGGGDILLTGGKIGFKEPTVVGQQLPGLVHHVVVPGTVTQTTHIVSPPKTVVLGPGTLQTLLPGQPPQITFQFGTPGAPKVPSIGTPKAPTVPFSSSGPSVPGGPSRPLSQTLGGTKGLSGPFGPSGPSGPGSRLSGSSGPFGPGGPSGLGGPKGPSGPFGPSGPAGTSGPKGPGGPRGPFGPGTPSGPGGPSGPSGPGGPLGPSGPGGPKGPSGPFGPSGPTGPFGPKGPGGPRGPSGPGGPFGLSGPSGPSGPRGPSGPGGPFGPGGPSGPTGPSGPFGPGGLSGPGGPKGPSGLFGQSGPKGPGVSGGPSGPGGPYGPGGPFGPSGPKGPGGPSGPGGPSGPGGPRGPSGPGGTFGPSGPSGPSGPRGPSGPGGPFGPGGPSGPTGPSGPKGPSGPFGPGGLSGPGGPKGPSGLFGQSGPKGPGVPGGPSGPGGPFGPSGPGGPFGPSGPKGPSGPKGPGGPSGPGGPKGPSGPGGPFGPSGPKGSSGPGGPFAPSGPSGPSGPRGPSGPGGPLGPGGPSGPSGPRGPSGPKSPFGPGGPSGTKGLSGPSGPGGLRGPSGPGGPLGPGGPSGPGGPFAPSGPSGPSGPRGPSGPGGPLGPGGPSGPGGPFGPGGPGGPRGPSGPGGPFGPGGPSGLSGPRGPSGPGGPFGPSGPSGPRGPSGPKSPFGPGGPSGTKGLGGPSGPGGLRGPSGPGGPQGPGGPGGPSGPGGPYGPGGPFGPSGPKGPSGPSGPAGPRGPSGPGGPFGPGGPSGPSGPRGPSGPGGPLGPGGPSGPGGPFGPGGPGGPRGPSGPGGPFGPGGPSGLSGPRGPSGPGGPFGPSGPSGPRGPSGPKSPFGPGGPSGTKGLGGPSGPGGLRGPSGPGGPQGPGGPGGPSGPGGPYGPGGPFGPSGPKGPSGPSGPAGPRGPSGPGGPFGPGGPSGPSGPRGPSGPGGPFGPVGTSGPTAPSGPKGPGGPSGPAGPRGPSGPGGPFGPGGPSGPSGPRGPSGPGGPFGPGGPSGPTGPSGPKGPGGQSGPGGPRGPSGPGGPLGPGGPSGPGGPGGPFGLGGPSGPGGPRGPGGPSGPAGPKGSGPVGPNAPGGFIFGGPTAPGLPKVPGLPLPSGPKGPSGPSGQASPSRPRVPSGSRTSPRRRPGYLPPEGVIPAAPSVLNVPRGPTLPGATGVTGAPRFPIVTGVTSAPRLPGLSKGPVSAVLRGPSGATVISGLPVPKTPGVTSLKIFPGAPAVTTFTTGVSGFMLGGPVGPRTPGGFSFAFPGLPKGPSGSRGPSGVGGPSGPGGPSGPGGPRGPSGTGGPSGPGGQKQPFGPSGPRGPGGPAGPSGPFPSGLSGPRGPSGPRGPGGPKAPGGPGSPSGLKGPSGPSGPRGPYPSGPAGPSGPFPSGPSGPGGLKGPSGPSGLGGPRGPGGPRGPGGPSGPGGPRGPGGPGGPSGPSGPYPSGPAGPSGPFPSGPSGLGGPGGPRGPSGPRGPSGPSGPSGPSVPFPFGPSGPKGPSGPSGLGGPRGPGGLRGPSGPGGPSGPSGPKGPYPSGPAGPSGPFPSGPSGPGGPRGPSGPGGPSGPSGPSGPFPFGPSGPGGPRGPSGPSGLGGPRGPGGPRGPSGPRGPSGPRGPSGPSGPSGPYPSGPAGPSGPFPSGPSGPRGPSGPSGPGGPRGPGGLRGPSGPVGPSGPTGPSGPYPSGPAGPSGPFPSGPSGPGGPRGPSGPSGLGGPRGPGGPRGPSGPRGPSGPGGPSGPSGPSGPYPSGPAGPSGPFPSGPSGPGGPRGPSGPSGFGGPRGPGGPSGPSGPSGPRGPSGPSGPSGPYPSGPAGPSGPFPSGPSGPRGPSGPSGPGGPRGPGGLRGPSGPVGPSGPTGPSGPYPSGPAGPSGPFPSGPSGPGGPRGPSGPSGLGGPRGPGGPSGPSGPRGPSGPGGPSGPSGPSGPYPSGPAGPSGPFPSGPSGPGGPRGPSGPSGFGGPRGPGGPSGPSGPRGPSGPGGPSGPSGPSGPYPSGLAGPSGPFPSGPSGPGGPRGPSGPSGLGGLRGPGGPSGPSGPRGPSGLGGPRGPSGPSGPYPSGPAGPSGPFPSGPSGPGGPRGPSGPSGLGGPKGPGGPSGPSGPRGPSGPSGPSGPYPSGPAGPSGPFPSGPSGPAGPRGPSGPSGLGGLRGPGGPSGPSGPRGPSGPYPSGPAGPSGPFPSGPSGPGGPRGPSGPSGLGGLRGPGGPSGPSGPRGPSGPGGPRGPSGPSGPYPSGPAGPSGPFPSGPSGPGGPRGPSGPSGLGGPKGPGGPSGPSGPRGPSGPSGPSGPYPSGPAGPSGPFPSGPSGPGGPRGPSGPSGLGGLRGPSGPSGPSGPRGPSGPSGPSGPYPSGPAGPSGPFPSGPSGPGGPRGPSGPSGLGGLRGPGGPSGPSGPRGPSGPGGPRGPSGPSGPYPSGPAGPSGPFPSGPSGPGGPRGPSGPSGLGGPKGPGGPSGPSGPRGPSGPSGPSGPYPSGPAGPSGPFPSGPSGPGGPRGPSGPSGLGGLRGPSGPSGPSGPRGPSGPGGPRGPSGPSGPYPSGPAGPSGPFPSGPSGPGGPRGPSGPSGPGGPRGPGGPRGPSGPGGPSGPSGPSGPYPSGPAGPSGPFPSGPSGPGGPRGPSGPSGLGGLRGPGGPSGPSGPRGPSGPGGPRGPSGPSGPYPSGPAGPSGPFPSGPSGTGGPRGPSGPSGPGGPRGPGGPRGPSGPGGPSGPSGPSGRYPSGPAGPSGPFPSGPSGLGVPRGPSGPRVPSGSSGPIGQFPLGTSGLGGPGGPSGSSGPGGPRGPGGPSGPSGPRGPSGPGGPNGPYPSGPAGPSGPFPSGPSGLGGPRGPGGSQGLFGSKIPSGPGSPLTTTSVQFGGTLVSVPKVTIGQPQTSILLQPGSQVTYGKTKLLVPPPTTFVPGQVVTHTVGIIPSTVHSISGTGLQVQGKPLDFNIVLKELKATRYLSWLQKTGVLQLINDGAAYTIFVPSDDAIAQIRGQLLSKLEGDTQLLKQLVLYHIVPGQVTIDNDRTFPTLDEGNLLRFNKYFNGRVVTASGGVIGPKKQQGNIVFYTIDRVLHRPGGSILDVIHQSILLPKLDEAIKFAGLEEYLSGVGPYTIFAPSDQAFKNSVGMENVLRDREALKALLLRHIVLGTVYSAGVQENQVLKTVGGLELKMSIIPECITVNGVNVNNPDNVASNGVIHVIDHFL; this is encoded by the exons GTGACCTGTACACTGTCTTCATACCAACTCAAGACGCCATCACCAATCTGCCAGCGGAAACATCGCAGAAGATTTTATCAAACAACGAGCTTGTGAAGC GCGTCGTTTCTCATCACATCGTTCCCGGCCTGCAGTTCAGCGCTGCTCTTAAGGATGGTGCTACGCTGACACCGCTTGACGGCGAAGTTCTTCGAGTCACTACGCAAGCTG GACAACTCTTCATTGACGGCGTCCCTTTCGTCAAcaaggacgacggtgcgaccaatGGTGTCATCCACATTGTAAACCGGCTGCTGGTGCCGCAGAGCGTGATCGAGGACTGCGGCTGCATCGCATCGCATGGGGGAGGAGACATCCTTCTCACCGGTGGAAAGATTGGTTTCAAGGAACCTACTGTCGTCGGCCAGCAGCTTCCGGGTCTCGTTCACCACGTCGTGGTACCGGGTACAGTGACGCAGACCACGCACATCGTCTCCCCACCCAAGACAGTTGTCCTAG GTCCTGGGACTCTTCAAACTCTGCTCCCTGGCCAGCCTCCTCAAATCACATTCCAGTTTGGAACCCCAGGAGCTCCCAAAGTCCCTTCTATTGGAACACCTAAAGCACCAACTGTGCCATTTTCATCCAGTGGGCCAAGTGTACCTGGTGGGCCAAGCCGACCACTGAGCCAAACCCTTGGAGGGACAAAAGGTCTAAGTGGGCCATTTGGACCCAGTGGACCAAGTGGGCCAGGAAGCAGACTAAGTGGATCTAGTGGTCCATTCGGACCTGGTGGACCAAGTGGACTTGGCGGACCAAAAGGACCAAGTGGACCATTTGGACCAAGTGGCCCTGCAGGAACAAGCGGGCCTAAAGGGCCTGGTGGACCAAGAGGTCCATTTGGACCGGGTACACCAAGTGGACCTGGGGGGCCAAGTGGACCAAGTGGGCCAGGGGGACCACTTGGACCGAGTGGACCTGGTGGGCCAAAAGGACCAAGTGGACCATTTGGACCGAGTGGACCTACAGGACCATTTGGCCCAAAAGGACCTGGTGGGCCAAGAGGACCAAGCGGGCCAGGAGGTCCATTTGGACTGAGTGGGCCAAGTGGACCTAGTGGGCCAAGAGGACCAAGCGGGCCAGGAGGTCCATTCGGACCGGGTGGACCAAGTGGACCTACAGGACCAAGTGGGCCATTTGGACCTGGTGGACTAAGTGGACCTGGTGGCCCAAAAGGACCAAGTGGGTTGTTTGGACAAAGTGGGCCTAAAGGACCTGGTGTGTCAGGAGGACCAAGCGGGCCAGGAGGTCCATATGGACCAGGTGGACCATTCGGACCAAGTGGGCCAAAAGGACCTGGTGGACCAAGCGGACCTGGTGGACCAAGCGGACCTGGTGGGCCAAGAGGACCAAGTGGGCCAGGAGGTACATTTGGACCGAGTGGGCCAAGTGGACCTAGTGGGCCAAGAGGACCAAGTGGGCCAGGAGGTCCATTTGGACCGGGTGGACCAAGTGGGCCCACAGGACCAAGTGGGCCGAAAGGACCAAGTGGGCCATTTGGACCTGGTGGACTAAGTGGACCTGGTGGTCCAAAAGGACCAAGTGGGTTGTTTGGACAAAGTGGGCCTAAAGGACCTGGTGTGCCAGGAGGACCAAGCGGGCCAGGAGGTCCATTCGGACCAAGTGGGCCAGGAGGTCCGTTCGGACCAAGTGGGCCAAAAGGACCAAGTGGGCCAAAAGGGCCTGGTGGACCAAGCGGGCCTGGTGGGCCAAAAGGGCCAAGTGGGCCAGGAGGTCCATTTGGACCAAGTGGGCCAAAAGGATCAAGCGGGCCAGGAGGTCCATTCGCACCGAGCGGACCAAGTGGACCCAGTGGGCCAAGAGGACCAAGTGGGCCAGGAGGTCCATTGGGACCGGGTGGACCAAGTGGAC CGAGTGGGCCAAGAGGACCAAGTGGGCCAAAAAGTCCATTTGGGCCGGGTGGGCCAAGTGGGACAAAAGGACTCAGTGGACCAAGTGGGCCTGGTGGGCTACGAGGACCGAGCGGGCCAGGAGGTCCACTAGGACCAGG AGGACCAAGCGGGCCAGGAGGTCCATTCGCACCGAGCGGACCAAGTGGACCCAGTGGGCCAAGAGGACCAAGCGGGCCAGGAGGTCCATTGGGACCGGGTGGACCTAGCGGACCAGGAGGTCCATTTGGACCGGGTGGGCCTGGTGGGCCAAGAGGACCAAGCGGGCCAGGAGGGCCATTTGGACCGGGTGGACCAAGTGGACTGAGTGGGCCAAGAGGACCAAGCGGGCCAGGAGGGCCATTTGGACCAAGTGGACCGAGTGGGCCAAGAGGACCAAGTGGGCCAAAAAGTCCATTTGGGCCGGGTGGGCCAAGTGGGACAAAAGGACTCGGTGGACCAAGTGGGCCTGGTGGGCTACGAGGACCGAGCGGGCCAGGAGGTCCACAAGGACCAGGTGGACCAGGAGGACCAAGCGGGCCAGGAGGTCCATATGGACCAGGTGGACCATTCGGACCAAGTGGGCCAAAAGGACCCAGTGGACCAAGCGGGCCTGCTGGCCCGAGAGGACCAAGCGGGCCAGGAGGTCCATTTGGACCAGGTGGGCCAAGTGGACCCAGTGGGCCAAGAGGACCAAGCGGGCCAGGAGGTCCATTGGGACCGGGTGGACCTAGCGGACCAGGAGGTCCATTTGGACCGGGTGGGCCTGGTGGGCCAAGAGGACCAAGCGGGCCAGGAGGGCCATTTGGACCGGGTGGACCAAGTGGACTGAGTGGGCCAAGAGGACCAAGCGGGCCAGGAGGGCCATTTGGACCAAGTGGACCGAGTGGGCCAAGAGGACCAAGTGGGCCAAAAAGTCCATTTGGGCCGGGTGGGCCAAGTGGGACAAAAGGACTCGGTGGACCAAGTGGGCCTGGTGGGCTACGAGGACCGAGCGGGCCAGGAGGTCCACAAGGACCAGGTGGACCAGGAGGACCAAGCGGGCCAGGAGGTCCATATGGACCAGGTGGACCATTCGGACCAAGTGGGCCAAAAGGACCCAGTGGACCAAGCGGGCCTGCTGGCCCGAGAGGACCAAGCGGGCCAGGAGGTCCATTTGGACCAGGTGGGCCAAGTGGACCTAGTGGGCCAAGAGGACCAAGCGGGCCAGGAGGTCCATTTGGACCGGTTGGTACAAGTGGACCTACAGCACCAAGTGGGCCAAAAGGACCCGGTGGACCAAGCGGGCCTGCTGGGCCGAGAGGACCAAGCGGGCCAGGAGGTCCATTTGGACCGGGTGGGCCAAGTGGACCTAGTGGGCCAAGAGGACCAAGCGGGCCAGGAGGTCCATTTGGACCGGGTGGACCAAGCGGACCTACAGGACCAAGTGGGCCAAAAGGACCTGGTGGACAAAGTGGGCCTGGTGGGCCTCGAGGACCAAGCGGGCCAGGAGGTCCATTAGGACCGGGTGGACCAAGTGGACCTGGTGGGCCTGGAGGTCCGTTCGGACTGGGTGGACCAAGTGGACCTGGTGGGCCAAGAGGACCTGGTGGGCCAAGTGGACCTGCGGGACCAAAAGGAAGTGGTCCTGTGGGACCGAATGCGCCAGGCGGTTTTATTTTCGGTGGCCCAACTGCACCAGGGCTTCCAAAGGTACCCGGCTTGCCCCTGCCAAGTGGACCAAAAGGACCCTCTGGTCCATCCGGACAGGCAAGTCCTAGTAGACCAAGGGTTCCCAGTGGATCGAGAACATCACCGAGAAGACGACCTGGCTACCTCCCACCTGAAGGAGTCATTCCAGCAGCGCCTAGTGTTTTGAATGTGCCTCGAGGTCCAACGCTTCCTGGGGCTACAGGTGTTACTGGTGCACCAAGGTTTCCCATTGTCACAGGTGTAACCAGCGCCCCACGACTTCCAGGTTTATCTAAAGGTCCAGTGTCTGCTGTGCTGCGAGGTCCAAGTGGTGCGACTGTTATAAGCGGACTTCCTGTTCCGAAGACACCAG GAGTAACAAGCTTGAAAATCTTCCCTGGAGCACCTGCGGTCACCACCTTTACTACTGGTGTGTCAGGATTTATGCTTGGTGGGCCAGTTGGACCAAGAACACCTGGAGGATTTTCATTTGCGTTCCCTGGGCTGCCGAAGGGACCGAGTGGATCACGGGGTCCAAGTGGCGTCGGAGGACCAAGCGGGCCAGGAGGACCAAGCGGACCAGGAGGACCACGTGGCCCAAGTGGAACAGGAGGACCCAGTGGACCAG GAGGACAGAAACAACCATTTGGGCCGAGTGGACCAAGAGGACCAGGTGGGCCAGCAGGACCAAGCGGGCCTTTCCCATCAGGGCTTTCTGGTCCCAGAGGACCAAGTGGACCTAGAGGACCTGGTGGACCAAAGGCACCTGGAGGACCAGGTAGTCCTAGTGGACTAAAAGGACCAAGTGGTCCATCTGGACCTAGAGGACCATATCCCAGTGGTCCTGCCGGGCCAAGTGGACCGTTCCCGTCAGGACCTTCTGGACCAGGAGGACTAAAAGGACCCAGTGGACCAAGCGGTCTTGGTGGACCAAGGGGACCTGGAGGACCAAGAGGGCCAGGAGGTCCATCTGGACCTGGAGGACCAAGAGGGCCAGGAGGGCCAGGTGGTCCATCTGGACCAAGTGGACCATATCCCAGTGGTCCTGCTGGGCCAAGTGGGCCATTCCCATCAGGACCTTCAGGACTAGGAGGACCAGGTGGACCAAGAGGGCCCAGTGGCCCTAGAGGACCAAGCGGGCCGAGTGGGCCCTCTGGACCAAGTGTACCATTTCCATTCGGGCCTTCTGGACCAAAAGGCCCCAGTGGACCAAGTGGGCTTGGTGGACCAAGGGGACCTGGTGGACTAAGAGGACCAAGTGGGCCAGGAGGGCCAAGTGGTCCATCTGGACCAAAAGGGCCATATCCCAGTGGTCCTGCCGGGCCAAGCGGACCATTCCCGTCAGGACCTTCTGGACCAGGAGGACCAAGAGGACCCAGTGGACCTGGAGGACCAAGTGGGCCATCGGGACCAAGTGGACCATTCCCATTTGGGCCTTCTGGACCGGGAGGACCAAGAGGCCCCAGTGGACCAAGCGGGCTTGGTGGACCAAGGGGACCTGGAGGACCAAGGGGTCCTAGTGGACCAAGAGGACCAAGTGGGCCAAGAGGGCCAAGTGGTCCATCTGGACCAAGTGGGCCATATCCCAGTGGTCCTGCCGGGCCAAGCGGACCATTCCCATCAGGGCCTTCTGGACCAAGAGGACCCAGTGGACCAAGTGGGCCTGGTGGACCAAGGGGACCTGGAGGACTAAGAGGACCAAGCGGGCCAGTAGGACCGTCTGGACCAACTGGTCCAAGTGGACCATATCCTAGTGGTCCTGCTGGGCCAAGCGGACCATTCCCGTCAGGACCTTCTGGACCAGGAGGACCAAGAGGCCCCAGTGGACCAAGTGGGCTTGGTGGACCAAGGGGACCTGGTGGGCCAAGAGGACCAAGTGGACCAAGAGGGCCAAGTGGGCCAGGAGGGCCGAGTGGTCCATCTGGACCAAGTGGGCCATATCCCAGTGGTCCCGCTGGACCAAGTGGACCATTCCCGTCAGGACCTTCTGGACCAGGAGGACCTAGAGGCCCCAGTGGACCAAGCGGATTTGGTGGACCGAGAGGACCTGGTGGACCAAGCGGTCCTAGTGGACCAAGTGGGCCAAGAGGGCCAAGTGGTCCATCTGGACCAAGCGGGCCATATCCCAGTGGTCCTGCCGGGCCAAGCGGACCATTCCCATCAGGGCCTTCTGGACCAAGAGGACCCAGTGGACCAAGTGGGCCTGGTGGACCAAGGGGACCTGGAGGACTAAGAGGACCAAGCGGGCCAGTAGGACCGTCTGGACCAACTGGTCCAAGTGGACCATATCCTAGTGGTCCTGCTGGGCCAAGCGGACCATTCCCATCAGGACCTTCTGGACCAGGAGGACCAAGAGGCCCCAGTGGACCAAGTGGGCTTGGTGGACCAAGGGGACCTGGTGGGCCAAGTGGTCCTAGTGGACCAAGAGGGCCAAGTGGGCCAGGAGGGCCGAGTGGTCCATCTGGACCAAGTGGGCCATATCCCAGTGGTCCCGCTGGACCAAGTGGACCATTCCCGTCAGGACCTTCTGGACCAGGAGGACCTAGAGGCCCCAGTGGACCAAGCGGATTTGGTGGACCGAGAGGACCTGGTGGACCAAGCGGTCCTAGTGGACCAAGAGGACCAAGTGGGCCAGGAGGGCCGAGTGGTCCATCTGGACCAAGTGGACCATATCCCAGCGGCCTCGCCGGACCAAGTGGACCATTCCCGTCAGGACCATCTGGACCAGGAGGACCAAGAGGCCCCAGTGGACCAAGTGGGCTTGGTGGACTAAGAGGACCTGGTGGACCAAGCGGTCCTAGTGGACCAAGAGGACCAAGTGGGCTAGGAGGGCCGAGGGGTCCATCTGGACCAAGTGGACCATATCCCAGTGGTCCCGCCGGACCAAGTGGACCATTCCCGTCAGGACCTTCTGGACCAGGAGGACCAAGAGGCCCCAGTGGACCAAGTGGGCTTGGTGGACCAAAGGGACCTGGTGGACCAAGTGGTCCTAGTGGACCAAGAGGACCAAGTGGTCCATCTGGACCAAGTGGACCATATCCCAGTGGTCCCGCCGGACCAAGTGGACCATTCCCGTCAGGACCATCTGGACCAGCAGGACCAAGAGGCCCCAGTGGACCAAGCGGGCTGGGCGGACTAAGAGGACCTGGCGGACCAAGCGGTCCTAGTGGACCAAGAGGACCAAGTGGACCATATCCCAGTGGTCCCGCCGGACCAAGTGGACCATTCCCGTCAGGACCATCTGGACCAGGAGGACCAAGAGGCCCCAGTGGACCAAGTGGGCTTGGCGGACTAAGAGGACCTGGTGGACCAAGCGGTCCTAGTGGACCAAGAGGACCAAGTGGGCCAGGAGGGCCGAGGGGTCCATCTGGACCAAGTGGACCATATCCCAGTGGTCCCGCCGGACCAAGTGGACCATTCCCATCAGGACCTTCTGGACCAGGAGGTCCAAGAGGCCCCAGTGGACCAAGTGGGCTTGGTGGACCAAAGGGACCTGGTGGACCAAGCGGTCCTAGTGGACCAAGAGGACCAAGTGGTCCATCTGGACCAAGTGGACCATATCCCAGTGGTCCCGCCGGACCAAGTGGACCATTCCCGTCAGGACCATCTGGACCAGGAGGACCAAGAGGCCCCAGTGGACCAAGTGGGCTTGGCGGACTAAGAGGACCTAGCGGACCAAGCGGTCCTAGTGGACCAAGAGGACCAAGTGGTCCATCTGGACCAAGTGGACCATATCCCAGTGGTCCCGCCGGACCAAGTGGACCATTCCCGTCAGGACCATCTGGACCAGGAGGACCAAGAGGCCCCAGTGGACCAAGTGGGCTTGGCGGACTAAGAGGACCTGGCGGACCAAGCGGTCCTAGTGGACCAAGAGGACCAAGTGGGCCAGGAGGGCCGAGGGGTCCATCTGGACCAAGTGGACCATATCCCAGTGGTCCCGCCGGACCAAGTGGACCATTCCCATCAGGACCTTCTGGACCAGGAGGACCAAGAGGCCCCAGTGGACCAAGTGGGCTTGGTGGACCAAAGGGACCTGGTGGACCAAGCGGTCCTAGTGGACCAAGAGGACCAAGTGGTCCATCTGGACCAAGTGGACCATATCCCAGTGGTCCCGCCGGACCAAGTGGACCATTCCCGTCTGGACCATCTGGACCAGGAGGACCAAGAGGCCCCAGTGGACCAAGTGGGCTTGGCGGACTAAGAGGACCTAGCGGACCAAGTGGTCCTAGTGGACCAAGAGGACCAAGTGGGCCAGGAGGGCCGAGGGGTCCATCTGGACCAAGTGGACCATATCCCAGTGGTCCTGCCGGACCAAGTGGACCATTCCCATCAGGACCTTCCGGACCAGGAGGACCAAGAGGCCCCAGTGGACCAAGTGGGCCTGGTGGACCGAGGGGACCTGGTGGACCAAGAGGACCAAGTGGGCCAGGAGGGCCAAGTGGTCCATCTGGACCAAGTGGACCATATCCCAGTGGTCCCGCCGGACCAAGTGGACCATTCCCATCAGGACCATCTGGACCAGGAGGACCAAGAGGCCCCAGTGGACCAAGTGGGCTTGGCGGACTAAGAGGACCTGGCGGACCAAGCGGTCCTAGTGGACCAAGAGGACCAAGTGGGCCAGGAGGGCCGAGGGGTCCATCTGGACCAAGTGGACCATATCCCAGTGGTCCCGCCGGACCAAGTGGACCATTCCCATCAGGACCTTCTGGAACAGGAGGACCAAGAGGCCCCAGTGGACCAAGTGGGCCTGGTGGACCGAGGGGACCTGGTGGACCAAGAGGACCAAGTGGGCCAGGAGGGCCATCTGGACCATCTGGACCAAGCGGACGATATCCCAGTGGACCTGCCGGGCCAAGTGGACCATTCCCGTCAGGACCTTCTGGACTAGGAGTACCAAGAGGGCCTAGTGGACCTAGAGTACCAAGTGGGTCATCTGGGCCAATTGGACAATTCCCATTAGGAACTTCAGGACTAGGAGGGCCAGGAGGACCCAGTGGATCAAGCGGCCCTGGTGGACCAAGGGGACCTGGAGGACCAAGTGGTCCTAGTGGACCACGAGGACCAAGCGGGCCAGGAGGACCAAACGGGCCATATCCCAGTGGACCTGCTGGGCCAAGTGGGCCATTCCCATCGGGACCTTCTGGGCTAGGAGGACCTAGAGGACCTGGTGGATCACAAGGGCTATTTGGTTCTAAAATACCATCTGGTCCTGGGTCTCCACTCACAACTACCAGCGTTCAGTTTGGTGGAACACTAGTCAGTGTTCCTAAAGTGACTATAGGCCAGCCTCAAACATCTATATTGCTTCAACCTGGAAGCCAAGTCACGTATGGAAAGACTAAACTTCTTGTTCCACCTCCTACCACATTTGTTCCTGGTCAAGTTGTTACACACACAGTCGGTATAATCCCATCAACAGTACACAGCATTTCTGGCACCGGGCTTCAAGTACAAGGCAAGCCATTGGACTTCAATATTGTGCTGAAGGAGCTGAAAGCTACTCGCTATTTATCCTGGCTCCAGAAGACCGGGGTTCTTCAGCTAATTAATGATGGAG CTGCCTACACTATCTTCGTTCCAAGTGACGACGCCATCGCTCAGATTCGGGGACAGCTACTCTCGAAGCTAGAAGGTGACACTCAGCTCCTCAAGCAGCTCGTCCTGTACCACATTGTTCCTGGTCAGGTCACCATCGACAACGATAGGACCTTCCCGACACTTGATGAAGGAAACTTGTTGCGATTCAACAAGTACTTCAATGGGAGG GTCGTAACCGCTTCTGGTGGCGTCATCGGCCCCAAAAAGCAGCAGGGCAACATCGTCTTCTACACCATCGACCGAGTTCTTCACCGACCTGGAGGAAGCATCTTGGACGTCATTCACCAGTCTATCCTGCTCCCTAAGCTAGATGAAGCTATCAAGTTTGCCGGACTCGAGGAGTACCTCTCCG GAGTAGGACCATACACGATTTTCGCTCCAAGTGACCAGGCATTCAAAAACTCCGTGGGCATGGAAAACGTATTGCGGGACAGGGAAGCTCTCAAGG CCCTGCTACTCCGCCACATTGTCCTTGGAACCGTGTACAGCGCCGGCGTGCAAGAGAACCAAGTCCTCAAGACGGTCGGTGGCCTCGAGCTCAAAATGAGCATCATCCCGG AGTGTATCACAGTAAACGGGGTCAACGTCAACAACCCGGATAACGTCGCCTCCAATGGGGTTATCCACGTGATCGACCATTTCCTTTAG